The following coding sequences are from one Devosia yakushimensis window:
- the lpdA gene encoding dihydrolipoyl dehydrogenase produces MADIFDLTIIGSGPGGYVAAIRAAQLGMKVAVVEKWPTLGGTCLNIGCIPSKALLHASELFEEAGHSFKALGIDIPAPVLNLPQMMNHKIETVAANVGGVDYLFKKNKITVFRGTGTIAAAGKVLVTPQSGSAQTVETKNIVIATGSVSANLPGIEVDEKQIVSSTGALTLDKVPGKLLVIGAGVIGLELGSVWARLGAQVTVVEYLDRILPGMDSEVARQFQRMLQKQGMEFKLSSKVAAIDKQDDGSLKVRVEPAKGGDMEILDADVALVAIGRKPYTEGLGLDIVGVALDERGRVRVDGHYKSSVDGIYAIGDVIAGPMLAHKAEDEGIAVAEILSGQAGHVNYAAIPAVVYTNPEIASVGKTEDELKADGVEYKIGKFPFTANGRAKAMLATQGFVKILSDVNTDRVLGAHIVGKNAGEIIHELVVLMEFSGSSEDLARSTHAHPTLSEAVREAALSLGDGAIHI; encoded by the coding sequence ATGGCAGACATCTTCGACCTCACCATTATCGGCTCGGGCCCGGGCGGCTATGTCGCGGCCATCCGCGCAGCGCAGCTGGGAATGAAGGTTGCCGTGGTGGAAAAATGGCCGACCCTGGGCGGTACCTGCCTTAATATCGGGTGCATTCCCTCCAAGGCGCTGCTGCATGCCTCCGAATTGTTCGAGGAAGCCGGCCATAGCTTCAAGGCGCTGGGCATAGATATCCCCGCGCCGGTGCTGAACCTACCGCAGATGATGAACCACAAGATCGAAACCGTTGCCGCCAATGTAGGTGGGGTGGATTATCTCTTTAAAAAGAACAAGATAACTGTCTTCCGCGGCACCGGAACCATTGCTGCGGCGGGCAAGGTTCTGGTCACCCCGCAATCGGGTTCGGCCCAGACAGTCGAGACCAAGAATATTGTTATCGCCACGGGTTCCGTATCGGCTAACCTGCCGGGTATCGAGGTCGACGAGAAGCAGATCGTCAGCTCCACTGGCGCGCTGACGCTGGACAAGGTGCCGGGCAAGCTCCTGGTGATCGGCGCGGGCGTGATCGGGCTGGAGCTGGGCTCGGTCTGGGCACGGCTGGGCGCACAGGTGACCGTGGTCGAATATCTCGATCGCATCCTGCCGGGTATGGACAGCGAAGTGGCCCGCCAATTCCAGCGCATGCTGCAAAAGCAGGGCATGGAATTCAAGCTGTCGAGCAAGGTCGCCGCCATCGACAAGCAGGATGATGGCTCGCTCAAGGTGCGGGTCGAACCGGCCAAGGGCGGCGATATGGAAATTCTCGACGCCGATGTGGCCCTCGTGGCCATCGGCCGCAAGCCCTATACCGAAGGGCTGGGGCTCGACATTGTCGGGGTGGCGCTGGACGAGCGTGGCCGGGTGCGGGTCGACGGGCATTACAAGAGCTCGGTCGATGGCATCTACGCCATTGGCGACGTGATTGCCGGGCCGATGCTGGCGCACAAGGCCGAGGACGAGGGCATTGCGGTGGCCGAAATCCTGAGCGGCCAGGCCGGCCACGTGAACTATGCGGCGATCCCGGCCGTGGTTTACACCAATCCGGAAATCGCCTCGGTCGGCAAGACGGAAGACGAGCTCAAGGCCGATGGCGTCGAATACAAGATCGGCAAATTCCCCTTCACCGCCAATGGCCGCGCCAAGGCCATGCTGGCGACGCAGGGCTTCGTGAAGATCCTTTCCGACGTCAATACCGACCGGGTGCTGGGCGCCCATATCGTGGGCAAGAATGCCGGCGAGATAATCCATGAACTGGTCGTGCTGATGGAATTCTCGGGGTCGTCCGAGGATTTGGCACGCAGCACGCATGCCCATCCGACCCTGTCGGAAGCGGTGCGCGAAGCGGCATTGTCGCTCGGCGATGGGGCTATTCATATTTGA
- the kduI gene encoding 5-dehydro-4-deoxy-D-glucuronate isomerase: MNTDELREHFLIEELFTLGGVNWTYSHYDRMAVGGVMPGAAGLALEPIKPTGTENFLDRRELIAANVGGAGTITVDGVEHKLMPRDMIYIGMGSKAVQFASDDANEPAKFYLLSAPAHARHPTRLIKISEAKRLDLGSQETANERSIFQFIHADSAKTCQLVVGLTIFAPGSVWNTMPAHVHDRRMEAYLYFDLKPDAFVVHLMGEPDETRHLIVRNEQAVLSPPWSIHSGAGTGAYTFIWAMAGDNVDYTDVDKVAMEALR, translated from the coding sequence ATGAATACCGATGAGCTGCGCGAGCATTTCCTGATCGAGGAATTGTTCACGCTGGGCGGGGTCAACTGGACCTATAGCCATTATGATCGCATGGCCGTGGGCGGCGTGATGCCTGGCGCCGCGGGGCTTGCGCTCGAGCCAATCAAGCCGACCGGGACCGAAAATTTCCTCGACCGGCGGGAGCTGATCGCCGCGAACGTCGGCGGGGCCGGGACGATCACGGTGGACGGTGTCGAGCACAAGCTCATGCCGCGCGACATGATTTATATCGGCATGGGCAGCAAGGCGGTGCAATTCGCTTCGGACGATGCCAATGAACCGGCCAAGTTCTATCTGCTGAGCGCGCCGGCGCATGCGCGCCACCCGACCCGGCTGATCAAAATCAGCGAAGCCAAGCGGCTCGATCTGGGGAGCCAGGAAACGGCCAATGAGCGGTCGATCTTCCAGTTCATCCATGCCGACAGCGCCAAGACCTGCCAATTGGTGGTGGGGTTGACGATCTTTGCGCCCGGCTCGGTGTGGAACACCATGCCAGCCCATGTGCATGACCGGCGCATGGAGGCCTATCTCTATTTCGACCTCAAGCCCGATGCCTTCGTGGTGCATCTGATGGGCGAGCCGGACGAGACGCGGCACCTGATCGTGCGCAATGAGCAGGCTGTGCTCTCGCCGCCCTGGTCGATCCATTCGGGGGCGGGCACGGGCGCCTATACCTTTATCTGGGCGATGGCGGGTGACAATGTCGACTATACCGATGTCGACAAGGTGGCGATGGAAGCGCTGCGGTGA
- the kduD gene encoding 2-dehydro-3-deoxy-D-gluconate 5-dehydrogenase KduD — translation MSDLSAFSLVGKTVLVTGANTGIGQGIAVSIGRAGGRVIGVGRSSMDETARLVGDGFVGVAADLGSAGAAQAMFEAAWAEHGPIDGLVNNAGIIKRVDAVDFTEADWDAVMDINLKTMFFLCQSFGRKALERGSGSVVNIASMLSFQGGIRVASYTASKSGVLGITRLLANEWAGRGINVNAIAPGYIETNNTEALRADPDRSASILGRIPAGRWGEPSDIGDAAVFLLSRASKYMHGAVIPVDGGWLAR, via the coding sequence GTGAGCGATCTGTCGGCGTTCAGCCTCGTCGGCAAGACCGTGCTGGTCACCGGCGCCAATACGGGCATCGGGCAGGGCATTGCAGTGTCGATCGGGCGGGCCGGCGGCAGGGTGATCGGCGTGGGCCGTTCCTCGATGGACGAGACGGCGCGGCTGGTGGGGGATGGCTTTGTAGGCGTTGCGGCCGATTTGGGGTCGGCGGGCGCGGCGCAGGCCATGTTCGAGGCAGCCTGGGCCGAACATGGGCCGATTGATGGGCTGGTCAACAATGCCGGCATCATCAAACGGGTCGATGCTGTCGATTTCACCGAGGCCGACTGGGACGCGGTAATGGACATCAATCTCAAGACGATGTTCTTCCTGTGCCAGTCCTTCGGGCGCAAGGCGCTGGAGCGCGGCAGTGGCAGCGTGGTCAATATCGCTTCGATGCTGAGCTTTCAGGGCGGCATTCGGGTGGCCAGCTATACCGCGTCCAAGAGTGGCGTGCTGGGCATCACGCGGCTGCTGGCCAATGAATGGGCGGGCCGGGGAATCAACGTCAACGCCATCGCGCCGGGCTATATCGAGACCAATAATACCGAGGCGCTGCGGGCCGATCCGGACCGGTCGGCTTCCATTCTGGGGCGCATTCCGGCGGGGCGCTGGGGCGAGCCGTCCGATATTGGCGATGCGGCGGTGTTCCTGTTGTCGCGGGCGTCCAAATATATGCATGGCGCCGTGATCCCGGTGGATGGCGGCTGGCTGGCACGATGA
- a CDS encoding cupin domain-containing protein, giving the protein MSRQAIFAQPGATEWTELAPGNRRRVLIHTPELMQVEFGFEQGAVGALHSHPHVQVSYVAEGRFEVTIGGKTEVVEQGGSFIVPSGIEHGVVALTDGRLIDVFTPMRQDFL; this is encoded by the coding sequence ATGAGCAGACAGGCGATTTTTGCGCAGCCGGGGGCGACAGAGTGGACCGAGCTGGCACCGGGCAATCGGCGGCGCGTGCTGATCCATACGCCTGAGCTAATGCAGGTGGAATTTGGCTTCGAGCAGGGCGCGGTCGGCGCGCTGCATTCCCATCCGCATGTGCAGGTGAGCTATGTGGCCGAGGGGCGGTTCGAGGTGACCATTGGTGGCAAAACCGAAGTGGTCGAGCAGGGCGGTAGTTTCATTGTGCCCAGTGGGATCGAGCATGGCGTGGTGGCGCTGACCGATGGGCGGTTGATCGATGTGTTCACGCCGATGCGGCAGGATTTTTTGTAG
- a CDS encoding trimeric intracellular cation channel family protein, with protein sequence MLEAMFFIAITAEAMTAALAAGRRKMDWFGVCLLACVTALGGGTARDVLLGHYPLYWVHNPYVLLLVCGAALLTIAMARVVDKLRWPFLLLDALGLVVFTIVGCNVAIEMGQHPLIIIVAGMVTGIVGGILRDVLCNDVPLVFSSELYATVSIVTGVLYYFGLQANLPPDLVMLVAIAVGFTLRVVALILKWEMPKFVYDKDLR encoded by the coding sequence ATGCTTGAAGCGATGTTCTTTATCGCCATAACCGCCGAGGCGATGACCGCAGCGCTGGCGGCGGGGCGGCGCAAGATGGATTGGTTCGGGGTGTGCCTCCTGGCCTGCGTGACCGCGCTGGGCGGGGGCACGGCGCGCGACGTGTTGCTAGGGCATTACCCGCTCTATTGGGTGCACAACCCCTATGTCCTGCTGCTGGTCTGCGGCGCGGCGTTGCTGACCATCGCCATGGCGCGGGTGGTGGACAAGCTGCGCTGGCCATTCCTGCTGCTCGATGCGCTGGGCCTGGTGGTCTTCACCATTGTCGGGTGCAATGTGGCCATCGAAATGGGGCAGCATCCGCTTATTATCATCGTGGCGGGCATGGTTACAGGGATTGTCGGCGGCATTCTGCGCGATGTGTTGTGCAATGACGTGCCGCTGGTATTTTCCAGCGAGCTCTATGCCACCGTTTCGATCGTGACCGGGGTGCTCTACTATTTCGGGCTGCAGGCCAATCTGCCGCCCGATCTGGTGATGCTGGTGGCCATTGCCGTTGGGTTTACACTGCGTGTCGTTGCGTTGATCCTGAAATGGGAAATGCCCAAATTCGTCTATGACAAGGATTTACGATGA
- a CDS encoding DUF4326 domain-containing protein, whose amino-acid sequence MKPQRIVLSRRAGFDLQATSLALNGLPAQSVARPGPWGNPFTIADVMAEMGVDKAAAQAEAVARYGRWVRGQLATGAAPLALEDIRATLAGKNLACWCRAGTPCHADALIDLANS is encoded by the coding sequence ATGAAACCGCAACGGATCGTGCTGTCGCGCCGGGCGGGGTTTGACCTGCAGGCGACTTCGCTGGCCCTTAATGGCCTTCCGGCGCAATCGGTGGCGCGGCCGGGGCCCTGGGGCAATCCTTTCACCATTGCCGATGTCATGGCCGAGATGGGCGTCGACAAGGCCGCGGCGCAGGCCGAGGCGGTGGCCCGCTATGGCCGCTGGGTGCGTGGGCAATTGGCGACCGGCGCGGCGCCGCTGGCACTCGAGGACATCCGGGCCACGCTGGCCGGGAAAAATCTGGCCTGCTGGTGCCGGGCAGGAACACCTTGTCATGCCGATGCGCTGATCGATTTGGCAAACAGCTGA
- a CDS encoding ATP-binding protein produces the protein MAWFTPQELQRDLHTRKRVQMFIMSHMFGPIIATPIPLFLWFADPAPEPQVPILAASIYAFWPFLALLKLFPRAYTQLAMFSVLNLTFCILWGTYNYGGTSSPFLVWLVLTPLLAFMYLGATWTARIFVFAQFTLGLGALYVFYLLGDFPDHIPVENMVVAGVLSALGCNIYVFMMAAYYSSVVDSQSELIKEVERHQDTLRALTIAKEEAERANGAKSEFLAKMSHELRTPLNAVLGYSEILLEDAELDGRGEQIADLQKISAAGKHLLAMVNDILDISKIEAGKMALHIETVDLDKLINEVESTARPLAVKNANSFVVERSGELGSIRCDATKLRQAIFNLLSNAAKFTHNGNITLSIRRRPEAGQEWIEIAVADTGIGISAQQQKALFNNFAQANPKIAAVYGGTGLGLSLSQNLCRLMGGQIDVESELGKGSTFTIRLPAQNEETAHDPLANVRGAIVPLHGEQVQDFNDRISGTAGGDERLRLLIVDDDRNFLELAERLFSKEGLTPICTDAPQSALQIARTVKPSAIFLDILMPGYDGWDVLAALKADPITRDIPVLMISILSERSKALAAGADGILLKPLDGDKVRAAVASLKAARGTRQARAVNE, from the coding sequence ATGGCATGGTTCACGCCGCAGGAATTGCAGCGCGATCTGCACACGCGAAAGCGCGTGCAGATGTTCATCATGAGCCACATGTTCGGGCCGATTATCGCGACACCGATTCCGCTGTTCCTGTGGTTCGCGGACCCGGCGCCCGAGCCGCAGGTGCCCATCCTGGCAGCGTCGATCTATGCCTTCTGGCCGTTCCTGGCGCTGCTGAAACTGTTCCCGCGCGCCTATACGCAATTGGCCATGTTCTCGGTGCTGAACCTGACCTTCTGTATTTTGTGGGGCACCTATAATTACGGGGGCACCAGCTCGCCATTCCTGGTCTGGCTGGTGCTGACGCCGCTTTTGGCGTTCATGTATCTGGGGGCCACCTGGACGGCGCGTATCTTTGTGTTTGCCCAGTTCACGCTGGGCCTTGGCGCGCTTTACGTCTTCTATCTGCTCGGCGATTTCCCGGACCATATTCCGGTCGAGAACATGGTAGTGGCCGGCGTACTCTCGGCGCTGGGCTGCAATATCTATGTCTTCATGATGGCGGCCTATTATTCCAGTGTGGTGGACAGCCAGTCCGAGCTGATCAAGGAAGTGGAGCGCCATCAGGATACGCTGCGCGCCCTGACCATCGCCAAGGAAGAGGCCGAGCGCGCCAATGGCGCCAAGTCCGAATTCCTCGCCAAGATGAGCCACGAATTGCGCACGCCGCTCAATGCCGTGCTGGGCTATTCGGAAATCCTGCTCGAAGACGCCGAACTGGACGGGCGCGGCGAGCAGATTGCCGATCTGCAAAAGATCAGTGCCGCGGGCAAGCATCTGCTGGCCATGGTCAATGACATCCTCGATATCTCCAAGATCGAGGCCGGCAAGATGGCGCTGCATATCGAGACGGTCGATCTCGACAAGCTGATCAACGAGGTGGAATCCACCGCGCGGCCGCTGGCGGTCAAGAATGCCAATAGCTTTGTGGTGGAAAGGAGCGGAGAGCTGGGCTCGATCCGCTGCGACGCCACCAAGCTGCGCCAGGCCATTTTCAACCTGCTGTCCAATGCCGCCAAGTTCACCCACAATGGCAATATCACCCTCTCGATCCGCCGCCGCCCGGAAGCGGGGCAGGAATGGATCGAGATCGCGGTGGCCGATACGGGGATCGGCATTTCCGCGCAGCAGCAAAAGGCGCTGTTCAACAATTTCGCGCAGGCCAATCCCAAGATTGCCGCGGTTTACGGCGGCACGGGCCTGGGCCTGTCACTGAGCCAGAATCTCTGCCGCCTGATGGGTGGGCAGATCGATGTCGAAAGCGAGCTGGGCAAGGGTTCGACCTTCACCATTCGCCTGCCGGCGCAGAACGAGGAGACGGCGCACGATCCGTTGGCCAATGTGCGGGGCGCCATCGTGCCCCTGCATGGCGAGCAGGTGCAGGATTTCAACGATCGCATTTCCGGCACGGCTGGCGGTGACGAGCGGCTGCGGCTGCTGATCGTGGACGACGACCGCAACTTCCTGGAATTGGCCGAGCGTCTGTTCAGCAAGGAGGGCCTCACCCCGATCTGCACCGATGCGCCGCAATCGGCGCTGCAGATCGCCCGCACCGTCAAGCCGTCGGCGATCTTCCTCGATATTCTGATGCCGGGCTATGATGGCTGGGATGTGCTGGCGGCTCTCAAGGCGGATCCGATTACCCGCGATATCCCGGTATTGATGATTTCCATCCTGTCCGAACGCAGCAAGGCATTAGCGGCGGGGGCGGATGGCATCTTGCTCAAGCCGCTGGATGGAGACAAGGTCAGGGCTGCCGTTGCCAGCCTCAAGGCCGCACGCGGAACGCGGCAAGCCCGGGCAGTCAACGAATAG
- a CDS encoding response regulator has translation MALVLIVEDNPINRDVLGRRLERRGYAIRFAEDGPSGIAAAQELMPDVILMDMGLGEMDGCEATRRIRANPETAALPIIALTASAFESDRAKALAAGCIDFDTKPVDLPRLLGKMQAVLGPKTPAAALVEG, from the coding sequence ATGGCATTGGTTCTGATCGTCGAAGACAATCCCATCAATCGTGACGTGCTGGGCCGGCGGCTGGAACGGCGGGGCTATGCGATCCGGTTTGCCGAAGATGGCCCGAGTGGGATTGCCGCTGCCCAGGAACTGATGCCGGACGTGATCCTGATGGATATGGGGCTGGGGGAAATGGATGGCTGCGAGGCGACGCGCCGCATCCGCGCCAATCCGGAAACCGCGGCGCTGCCGATCATCGCCTTGACGGCAAGTGCCTTCGAATCCGACCGGGCCAAGGCGCTGGCCGCCGGCTGCATCGATTTTGATACCAAGCCGGTGGACCTGCCGCGCCTCTTGGGCAAAATGCAGGCCGTGCTCGGCCCCAAAACACCGGCCGCGGCGCTGGTCGAGGGCTAA
- a CDS encoding aminotransferase class I/II-fold pyridoxal phosphate-dependent enzyme, with amino-acid sequence MESKYKSVPEAALRGSLRDYRAPAGANLIGRIAGFYEWQNLRRQHELWPYARSTSTAPKARCEARSDAGQDFSGINFASQDYLSLSSHPAVKQAAIEAIGEYGVHSAGSAALLGNTANSLRLEHALSDFIGGREIVLYPTGWAAGYGSVQGFVRANDHIVMDILAHSCLQEGAKAATQNIHHHGHLNLQMLERKLSRIRASDAENGILVVTESLFSMHSDTPDLGAMRALCDKYDATLLVDCAHDLGSMGEDGLGHLGMQKMLDAADIIIGSFSKTFGSNGGFIAVRDKATAEYLKYYSATHTFSNALSPVQAATILSALNIVRSDEGRALRRKLMDNIVYLRQQMTEAGLEVLGNPSPIVPVSLGLESVGRYASRHLMALGGIANLVEYPAVPQGAARFRFQVMAAHTHDDIDQVVAILARAMRDADLEYRLGHEGQPQISKHIDASVVPAE; translated from the coding sequence ATGGAAAGTAAGTATAAGTCCGTGCCTGAGGCGGCACTCAGGGGCAGCCTTCGCGATTACCGCGCGCCCGCCGGCGCCAATCTGATCGGCCGGATTGCCGGCTTTTACGAATGGCAGAACCTCCGCCGCCAGCACGAACTGTGGCCCTATGCCCGTTCCACCTCCACCGCGCCTAAGGCTCGTTGCGAGGCGCGCAGCGATGCGGGGCAGGACTTTTCCGGCATCAACTTTGCCAGCCAGGACTACCTGAGCCTTTCCTCGCACCCTGCCGTGAAGCAGGCCGCCATCGAGGCCATTGGCGAATATGGCGTGCATAGCGCCGGTTCCGCCGCCCTGCTCGGCAATACCGCCAATTCCCTGCGCCTTGAACACGCCCTGTCCGACTTTATCGGCGGCCGCGAAATCGTGCTTTACCCCACTGGCTGGGCTGCCGGTTACGGCTCGGTCCAGGGTTTCGTGCGCGCCAACGATCATATCGTGATGGATATTCTGGCCCATTCGTGCCTTCAGGAAGGCGCCAAGGCCGCTACACAGAATATCCATCACCACGGCCACCTGAACCTGCAGATGCTGGAGCGCAAACTGTCCCGCATTCGCGCCAGCGACGCCGAAAACGGCATTCTGGTGGTGACGGAAAGCCTCTTCTCCATGCATTCCGACACGCCCGACCTGGGCGCCATGCGGGCGCTGTGCGACAAGTATGACGCCACTCTCCTGGTCGATTGCGCCCATGACCTTGGCTCGATGGGCGAGGATGGCCTTGGGCATCTGGGCATGCAGAAAATGCTTGATGCCGCCGATATCATCATTGGCAGCTTCTCCAAGACCTTCGGCTCCAATGGTGGCTTCATCGCCGTCCGCGACAAGGCGACCGCCGAATATCTCAAATATTACAGCGCCACCCACACCTTCTCGAACGCCCTCTCGCCGGTCCAGGCCGCCACCATTCTGAGCGCGCTCAACATTGTCCGGTCCGACGAAGGCCGCGCGCTGCGCCGCAAGCTGATGGACAATATCGTCTATCTGCGCCAGCAGATGACGGAAGCGGGCCTAGAAGTGCTTGGCAATCCTTCGCCCATCGTCCCGGTGAGCCTGGGGCTGGAAAGTGTCGGCCGCTATGCCTCACGCCACCTGATGGCGCTGGGTGGCATTGCCAATCTGGTGGAATACCCGGCCGTGCCGCAGGGCGCTGCTCGCTTCCGCTTCCAGGTCATGGCCGCCCATACCCACGACGATATCGATCAGGTCGTGGCCATCCTCGCCCGCGCCATGCGCGATGCCGATCTCGAATACCGGCTGGGCCATGAAGGCCAGCCCCAGATCAGCAAGCATATCGACGCCAGCGTGGTTCCTGCGGAATAA
- a CDS encoding succinylglutamate desuccinylase/aspartoacylase family protein, with protein MTFQLHETTFSGDTPGTTTSLYWYTAGREDAAVKVHLQAALHADEQPGTMALHHLLPMLAEADAAGTLKARFVIFPSVNPLGLANRSLRHHIGRYDIETGVNYNRRWPDLYPLIADAIAGKLGTDPTANIATIRAAVGAWIAAQKPGSAAQQLRLFVLGSAHDADIVLDLHCDDDSLMHIFTSPELMPGLQDLADWMGVAATLTAEDSGGGSFDEVLPSLYRKARLANPDHPIPNGAETATLEYRGRADSFDALGKVDAEGLFGFFAGRGLIAADVEAPPAAPPATPFEATEVLRTAAPGLLAYHVALGDRVHKGQPIADLIAMDGPGAFLDRRPILAGTDGFVLSRASAKYVARGAGIAKIVGTEVLPARAGAYLLED; from the coding sequence ATGACCTTCCAGTTGCACGAGACCACATTCTCCGGTGATACGCCCGGCACGACGACCAGCCTTTATTGGTATACGGCCGGCCGCGAAGACGCAGCGGTCAAGGTCCACCTGCAGGCTGCGCTTCACGCCGATGAACAGCCCGGCACCATGGCGCTGCACCACCTCCTGCCCATGCTGGCCGAGGCTGACGCCGCCGGTACCCTCAAGGCCCGCTTTGTCATCTTCCCCTCGGTCAATCCGCTGGGCCTGGCCAATCGCTCGCTGCGCCACCATATCGGCCGCTACGACATCGAGACCGGCGTCAATTACAACCGCCGCTGGCCCGATCTCTATCCGCTGATCGCCGACGCCATCGCGGGCAAGCTCGGCACCGATCCCACGGCCAATATCGCCACCATCCGCGCCGCCGTCGGCGCCTGGATTGCCGCGCAGAAGCCAGGCTCGGCCGCCCAGCAATTGCGCCTGTTCGTGCTCGGGTCCGCCCATGACGCCGATATCGTGCTCGATCTGCATTGCGACGACGATAGTCTGATGCACATCTTCACCTCGCCCGAATTGATGCCCGGCCTGCAGGACCTGGCCGATTGGATGGGCGTTGCCGCCACCCTTACCGCCGAAGACAGCGGCGGCGGCTCCTTCGATGAAGTCCTGCCCTCGCTCTACCGCAAGGCGCGCCTTGCCAATCCGGACCACCCCATCCCCAATGGCGCGGAAACCGCCACGCTCGAATATCGCGGCCGCGCCGACAGTTTCGATGCGCTGGGCAAGGTGGATGCCGAAGGTCTGTTCGGCTTTTTCGCTGGCCGCGGCCTGATCGCCGCCGATGTAGAGGCTCCGCCCGCCGCGCCGCCTGCAACCCCGTTCGAGGCCACTGAAGTCTTGCGCACCGCTGCGCCGGGCCTGTTGGCCTATCACGTTGCACTGGGCGACCGCGTCCACAAGGGGCAGCCGATTGCCGACCTGATCGCCATGGATGGCCCAGGTGCCTTTCTCGATCGCCGGCCGATTCTGGCCGGAACGGATGGCTTCGTCCTTTCCCGCGCCAGCGCCAAATATGTCGCCCGCGGCGCTGGGATCGCCAAGATTGTCGGCACGGAAGTACTGCCCGCCCGGGCCGGAGCCTATCTCCTGGAAGACTAG
- a CDS encoding ABC transporter permease has product MERFLQELALFAPAVLFNIYFAAVSIPIGFVLAVALALGKASPNPWLSRPSRTFIYAFRGSPLFIQFFMFYSLALSLNVSLWKPLGLSWFVLHPLFIGPLVLTLNTAAYTAEIFYGALRAVPRGEVEAARAYGMSARQQFRQVIWPNLIRLAWPAYTNEVVFLFHATAIVYFALPVIGMQKDLMITAKELFERDYNAFLHFSVAALYFLAVSLVVFFLFGLVYQRLMRHMPAQPRMRFRPKWIR; this is encoded by the coding sequence ATGGAGCGCTTCCTGCAAGAACTGGCGTTGTTCGCCCCCGCGGTGCTGTTCAACATCTACTTTGCCGCGGTTTCGATCCCGATCGGCTTCGTGCTGGCGGTCGCCTTGGCCCTGGGCAAGGCTTCGCCCAACCCCTGGCTGTCGCGCCCCAGCCGCACCTTCATCTATGCCTTCCGCGGCTCCCCACTCTTCATCCAGTTCTTCATGTTCTATTCACTGGCGCTCTCGCTCAATGTGAGCCTGTGGAAGCCCCTGGGCCTATCCTGGTTCGTGCTGCATCCGCTGTTCATCGGCCCGCTGGTGCTGACGCTCAATACCGCCGCCTATACGGCGGAAATCTTCTATGGCGCCTTGCGCGCCGTGCCCCGCGGCGAGGTCGAGGCTGCTCGCGCCTATGGCATGTCGGCGCGCCAGCAGTTCCGCCAGGTCATCTGGCCCAATCTCATCCGGCTGGCCTGGCCCGCCTATACCAATGAAGTGGTCTTCCTGTTCCACGCCACCGCCATCGTCTATTTCGCCCTGCCGGTCATCGGCATGCAAAAGGACCTGATGATAACAGCCAAGGAACTCTTCGAGCGCGACTACAATGCGTTCCTGCATTTCTCGGTCGCCGCGCTCTATTTCCTGGCGGTATCGCTGGTGGTTTTTTTCCTCTTCGGTCTGGTCTACCAACGATTGATGCGGCATATGCCGGCCCAGCCGCGCATGCGCTTCAGGCCAAAATGGATTCGTTGA
- a CDS encoding ABC transporter permease subunit gives MTDDIAFWFSYLTNGKHLTWYASFQFTIFAALAGGTLAVVFGLIGATLKNSRFFPLRLIGTIYSSIVRGVPDVLFFLFFPLAFEQAVEWLVATQVCSPEAIAAQSSVWPPCKEANWFLGTTEYLLLASVSLGLVYGAFATNVIHGAMRAVPQGQLEAARAYGMSSTQVLWRVHIRQMWVYALPGLSNVWMLIVKATSLLSLLQIADIVLWADRLGAPNFLPAVGLVHEDWRWRYYLLLFVFYILVTLVSEKVFNAIMRRAGRGILSEAR, from the coding sequence ATGACCGACGATATCGCCTTCTGGTTCTCCTACCTGACCAATGGCAAGCATCTCACCTGGTATGCCAGCTTCCAGTTCACCATCTTTGCCGCCCTGGCAGGCGGCACCTTGGCCGTGGTTTTCGGCCTGATCGGCGCCACCCTCAAGAATTCGCGCTTCTTTCCGCTGCGCCTGATCGGCACGATCTATTCCTCCATCGTGCGCGGCGTGCCCGATGTGCTGTTCTTCCTGTTTTTTCCACTCGCCTTCGAGCAGGCGGTCGAATGGCTGGTAGCGACGCAGGTCTGTTCGCCCGAAGCAATCGCCGCCCAGTCATCAGTCTGGCCGCCCTGCAAGGAAGCCAATTGGTTCCTGGGCACCACCGAATATTTGCTGCTCGCCAGCGTCTCGCTCGGCCTGGTCTACGGCGCCTTTGCGACCAATGTGATCCATGGCGCCATGCGCGCGGTGCCCCAGGGCCAGCTTGAGGCCGCCCGGGCCTATGGCATGTCGTCCACCCAGGTCCTGTGGCGGGTCCATATCAGGCAGATGTGGGTCTATGCCCTGCCCGGCCTCTCCAATGTGTGGATGCTGATCGTCAAGGCAACCTCCCTGCTCTCGCTGCTGCAGATTGCCGATATCGTGCTGTGGGCCGACCGGCTCGGCGCGCCCAATTTCCTGCCTGCCGTGGGGCTGGTGCATGAGGACTGGCGCTGGCGCTACTATCTCCTGCTCTTCGTCTTCTACATCCTCGTGACGCTGGTCTCCGAGAAAGTCTTCAACGCCATCATGCGCCGCGCCGGGCGCGGCATTCTGAGCGAGGCGCGATAG